One part of the Bacillota bacterium genome encodes these proteins:
- a CDS encoding AAA family ATPase, whose product MRLVGFRVQMFRCVLDSGWIDVSPLTVLVGKNESGKTAMLKALHKLNPAVPEPYSIDREWPRRYRKDRDEGQVVCSARFELSPEEVQELKSFSGQEVIPSIVEVRRDYSGQLEILFPPELFPDRLQLSDIDPLLSLLPDIPDVAGSAFSETAQECLNETRRLIMEGRFTNLAAVRGDHIQALLGKVTFVTLPIVTAGPSVVTVAGATGSQAADSGASKGKGRSKDVTLQPASEADAQAAASADAEAGEAPYVAQQPRFPHEQEFIEAYQVALEQITEKITATPSMLEKAREYILKHMPAFVYMSDYQTFTGSAQLDQVKQRKDRGELSQEDRTLLTIMDLAGLDLDDEVRKGDLGEREQRQFDLDDASVVLTQYLSEHKQRRYQVQLRADGQKFYTFVKDEYDPSLILLEERSRGFQWFFSFDLMFMHASKGTFQNCVVLLDEPGLHLHPDAQKDLLKRLREYSGDNTIVYTSHLPFMVDLERPDRIRVLSESPNGTIVTDDLMKSQAEAKFVLQSALAVASSPSYLVTQRNLVVEGVDDYWILTELSRLMQRSGEIGLPGDLFVVPSGGAAEAAYVATFMVDHDLDVVVMFDSDDGGDGFKKVLAKKWLSRYPSKHAEVLSLADCMGYGETGFSIEDIFREEFYVRKVREVYIKQLNAAGCEELSLPAGGQLAVRVERALAQYGIKFDKVAVAKALRASLSKMETIEDLSQETRLAARRIFSAINEALPQE is encoded by the coding sequence ATGAGACTTGTAGGCTTCCGAGTTCAGATGTTCAGGTGCGTTCTCGATTCCGGGTGGATAGATGTTTCGCCACTGACGGTGCTCGTCGGGAAGAACGAGTCGGGCAAGACCGCGATGCTCAAGGCGCTGCACAAGCTGAATCCCGCGGTGCCGGAGCCGTACTCCATCGACAGGGAATGGCCCAGGCGGTACAGGAAGGACCGCGACGAAGGGCAGGTCGTCTGCAGCGCGCGGTTCGAGTTGAGCCCCGAGGAGGTCCAGGAGCTCAAATCGTTCTCAGGCCAGGAGGTCATCCCGAGCATCGTGGAGGTCAGGCGCGACTACTCGGGCCAGCTGGAGATCCTGTTCCCGCCGGAGCTGTTCCCCGACAGACTGCAGCTCAGCGACATCGACCCGCTCCTCTCGCTCCTGCCGGACATCCCCGACGTGGCCGGCTCCGCGTTCTCCGAAACCGCGCAAGAATGCCTCAATGAGACCAGGCGCCTCATCATGGAAGGCCGGTTCACTAACCTGGCGGCTGTCCGGGGCGACCATATCCAGGCGCTGCTCGGCAAGGTGACGTTCGTGACGCTGCCCATCGTGACGGCGGGACCCAGCGTAGTCACGGTCGCCGGCGCTACCGGCAGCCAGGCCGCCGACTCCGGCGCCTCAAAAGGGAAAGGCCGCTCGAAGGACGTAACCCTGCAGCCGGCGAGCGAGGCTGATGCTCAGGCTGCCGCGTCGGCTGACGCTGAGGCTGGCGAAGCGCCGTACGTAGCGCAACAGCCGAGGTTCCCGCACGAGCAGGAATTCATCGAGGCGTACCAGGTGGCGCTGGAACAGATCACCGAGAAGATCACGGCCACGCCCTCCATGCTGGAGAAGGCACGCGAGTACATACTCAAGCACATGCCGGCGTTCGTGTACATGTCGGACTACCAGACGTTCACCGGAAGCGCCCAGCTCGACCAGGTCAAGCAGCGCAAGGACCGCGGCGAGTTGTCGCAGGAAGACAGGACGCTGCTCACGATCATGGACCTTGCCGGGCTCGACCTCGACGATGAGGTCAGGAAAGGCGACCTGGGCGAGCGCGAGCAGCGGCAGTTCGACCTGGACGACGCGTCGGTGGTGCTGACGCAGTACCTGTCGGAGCACAAGCAGCGCAGGTACCAGGTGCAGCTCCGCGCGGACGGCCAGAAGTTCTACACCTTCGTGAAGGACGAGTACGACCCCTCGCTCATCCTGCTGGAGGAGCGGTCGAGGGGCTTCCAGTGGTTCTTCTCCTTCGACCTGATGTTCATGCACGCGAGCAAGGGGACGTTCCAGAACTGCGTGGTGCTCCTGGACGAGCCGGGGCTCCACCTGCACCCGGACGCGCAGAAGGACCTGCTCAAGCGGCTGCGTGAGTACTCAGGGGACAACACTATCGTCTATACGAGCCACCTGCCGTTCATGGTCGACCTCGAGAGGCCGGACCGCATCCGCGTCCTCAGCGAGTCGCCGAACGGCACGATCGTGACGGACGACCTGATGAAGAGCCAGGCCGAGGCGAAGTTCGTGCTGCAATCGGCCCTGGCCGTGGCGTCGAGCCCGAGCTACCTGGTGACGCAGCGGAACCTGGTCGTCGAGGGCGTGGACGATTACTGGATACTCACCGAGTTGTCGAGGCTGATGCAGCGGTCCGGCGAGATCGGCCTGCCGGGCGACCTGTTCGTCGTCCCGTCGGGTGGCGCGGCCGAGGCGGCGTACGTCGCGACGTTCATGGTCGACCACGACCTGGACGTCGTGGTGATGTTCGACTCGGACGACGGCGGCGACGGCTTCAAGAAGGTTTTGGCGAAGAAGTGGCTCAGCCGCTACCCGTCGAAGCACGCGGAGGTGCTCAGCCTGGCGGACTGCATGGGATACGGGGAGACCGGCTTCTCGATCGAGGACATATTCCGCGAGGAGTTCTACGTGCGGAAGGTCCGCGAGGTGTACATCAAACAGCTCAACGCGGCCGGCTGCGAGGAGTTGTCCCTACCGGCGGGCGGCCAGCTCGCGGTCAGGGTCGAGCGGGCGCTGGCGCAGTACGGCATCAAGTTCGACAAGGTGGCCGTGGCGAAGGCGTTGCGCGCATCGTTGTCCAAGATGGAGACCATCGAGGACCTGTCGCAGGAGACAAGGCTCGCGGCGCGCCGCATCTTCTCGGCGATAAACGAGGCACTGCCGCAGGAGTAA
- a CDS encoding TRAP transporter large permease subunit has product MAEGGGEVSGAVLLFAIFGGLLFLNVPIAVSLGVASVVMMILRGAPLSVFPMIFSSAVAKFTLLAVPLFIMTGVIMEKAGISKRLIRLANCLVGHLPGGLAIVGVLTCMFFAAISGSGPATVAALGVVLMPAMIENGYDPGMAAALMATAGGIGVIIPPSIPFVLYGVIAEQSVARLFIAGVVPGIIVGMSLMVASLWVAIRHNYRGVARASLRETWSAFIDAFWGLMAPVIILGGIYGGIFTPTEAAAVAVVWGLMVGIFVYKEITWNTLWETLIDAGSSTAVCMLVAASASAFTWVVTVEGITTRISESLLSFTSSPVVYLLIVNIILLIAGCFIDAISAFYVFTPILLPVALRLGIDPVAFGVIMTVNLAIGLVTPPVGMNLYVACGISKVSLKRISASIVPFLIASLVALVIVTYIPSVSLWLPNAVGVK; this is encoded by the coding sequence ATGGCGGAAGGGGGCGGCGAAGTGAGCGGGGCGGTATTGCTCTTCGCCATATTCGGTGGACTGTTGTTCCTGAACGTCCCCATCGCCGTTTCGCTGGGTGTTGCCAGCGTGGTAATGATGATCCTCAGGGGGGCCCCGCTGTCGGTCTTCCCGATGATTTTCTCCTCTGCTGTGGCCAAGTTCACGTTGCTGGCCGTCCCCCTGTTCATCATGACGGGAGTGATCATGGAGAAGGCCGGCATATCGAAGCGGCTGATCCGGCTCGCCAATTGCCTCGTCGGCCACCTGCCCGGCGGGCTTGCCATCGTCGGCGTCCTGACGTGCATGTTCTTCGCAGCGATTTCGGGGTCCGGGCCCGCCACCGTGGCGGCTCTGGGCGTGGTGCTCATGCCGGCGATGATCGAGAACGGCTACGACCCCGGCATGGCGGCAGCACTGATGGCTACAGCAGGAGGAATCGGCGTCATCATCCCGCCGAGCATCCCGTTCGTGTTGTACGGTGTAATCGCCGAGCAGTCAGTTGCCCGTCTGTTCATAGCCGGCGTGGTGCCCGGGATCATCGTCGGCATGTCGCTCATGGTTGCCAGCCTGTGGGTGGCAATCAGGCACAATTACCGAGGGGTCGCACGCGCGAGCCTGCGCGAAACGTGGTCCGCGTTTATCGACGCGTTCTGGGGTCTCATGGCGCCCGTAATAATCCTCGGGGGCATATACGGCGGCATATTCACACCGACGGAGGCCGCGGCCGTGGCAGTGGTCTGGGGGCTTATGGTCGGGATCTTCGTCTACAAGGAGATCACGTGGAACACCCTGTGGGAGACCCTCATCGACGCGGGCTCGAGTACCGCGGTGTGCATGCTGGTGGCCGCGTCCGCCAGCGCGTTCACCTGGGTAGTTACGGTCGAGGGGATAACGACGAGAATAAGCGAGAGCCTTCTTTCGTTCACCTCCAGCCCCGTTGTGTATCTCCTCATCGTTAACATCATATTGCTTATCGCCGGCTGCTTTATAGACGCCATATCGGCTTTCTACGTTTTCACTCCCATTCTTCTCCCGGTTGCCCTCAGGCTTGGAATCGACCCGGTGGCTTTCGGGGTGATAATGACCGTGAACCTGGCTATTGGTCTCGTCACACCGCCCGTCGGGATGAACCTGTACGTCGCCTGCGGGATTTCGAAGGTCTCGCTGAAACGGATATCCGCGTCGATAGTCCCGTTCTTGATTGCGTCCCTCGTGGCATTGGTGATCGTTACGTACATCCCGAGCGTGTCGCTGTGGCTGCCGAATGCGGTGGGGGTGAAGTAG
- a CDS encoding TRAP transporter small permease → MAKSKLGRFAANLEEYVVAVSLLVIVAITFSNVISRYVFNMSIAFSEELAVNLLIWVSLFGSAIAARRGAHLGLSVVTDLLPRGGQRLAIALATILAAGLYALLGRYGVEMIKSQMKMGQISPGLGIPEWTLSLSVPVGCAILTIRFIEFGVREWRKGAAK, encoded by the coding sequence GTGGCGAAAAGCAAGCTGGGCAGGTTCGCAGCCAACCTGGAAGAATACGTGGTGGCCGTCTCGCTGCTGGTCATCGTGGCGATCACCTTCTCGAACGTGATCTCGCGTTACGTGTTCAACATGTCCATAGCCTTCTCCGAGGAACTCGCGGTGAACCTGCTCATCTGGGTTTCCCTCTTCGGCTCGGCCATCGCCGCCCGACGCGGCGCGCACCTCGGCCTCAGCGTGGTCACGGACCTTCTCCCCCGGGGAGGTCAACGTCTCGCGATCGCCCTCGCCACCATCCTGGCCGCCGGGCTGTACGCGCTACTCGGCCGGTACGGCGTAGAGATGATCAAGTCACAGATGAAGATGGGGCAGATCTCGCCGGGCCTGGGAATCCCCGAATGGACGCTGAGCCTGTCGGTGCCGGTGGGCTGCGCGATTCTCACAATCCGGTTCATTGAGTTCGGCGTTCGCGAATGGCGGAAGGGGGCGGCGAAGTGA
- a CDS encoding DctP family TRAP transporter solute-binding subunit — protein sequence MSRRVVAVLLVVSMCLTVALAGCGSKPAEQKPAEQKPAEQKPAPAADQAKPAAKYNWKMNVSTPDPSTWTRGARKFADLVKERSSGNLVITVYSNEQLSGGNQPKGIEMVQSGATEFDIHSSMIWSVVEPKVSAVSLPFMFKNTSEVEKALNGKAGEMLKQALEAKGVHFLAWGENGFRQLTTSKKAVAKVADLKGLKIRIPTINMLISVFKAFGADPTVMNGAEVFTALQQGTIDGQENPLGIIDSLKFYEVQKYITMWNYSYDPIVLTVNKKLWDSLDQGTQKILADAAKDAMAWQIATTREEDKTYLKRMQDKGVQVIYPTPEALAEFQKAAEPVYAEIEKAIGKELIEAFKAKQ from the coding sequence ATGTCCAGACGAGTGGTCGCAGTCTTGCTGGTTGTGTCCATGTGCCTCACCGTGGCTCTTGCCGGCTGTGGCTCGAAACCAGCCGAGCAGAAGCCGGCGGAACAAAAGCCGGCCGAACAGAAGCCTGCCCCGGCCGCCGATCAGGCTAAGCCGGCGGCCAAGTACAACTGGAAGATGAACGTCAGCACACCGGACCCGAGCACCTGGACGCGAGGCGCCAGGAAGTTCGCGGACCTGGTAAAGGAGCGTTCCAGCGGTAACCTCGTTATCACAGTCTACTCGAACGAGCAGCTGTCAGGAGGCAATCAGCCCAAAGGGATCGAGATGGTTCAAAGCGGCGCGACGGAGTTCGACATCCACTCCAGCATGATCTGGTCCGTGGTGGAACCCAAGGTCAGCGCCGTCAGTCTCCCGTTCATGTTCAAGAACACCAGCGAGGTGGAAAAGGCGCTCAACGGCAAGGCCGGCGAGATGCTGAAGCAGGCGCTAGAGGCCAAGGGCGTACATTTCCTGGCCTGGGGGGAGAACGGCTTCAGGCAGCTGACCACCAGTAAGAAAGCGGTCGCTAAAGTCGCGGACCTGAAGGGCTTGAAGATCCGGATCCCGACGATAAACATGCTCATCTCGGTGTTCAAGGCCTTCGGTGCCGACCCCACGGTTATGAACGGTGCAGAGGTGTTCACCGCGCTGCAGCAAGGTACCATCGACGGCCAGGAAAACCCGCTCGGGATAATCGACTCCCTGAAGTTCTACGAAGTGCAGAAATACATCACGATGTGGAACTACTCGTATGACCCGATCGTGCTCACGGTCAACAAGAAGTTGTGGGACAGCCTCGATCAGGGCACGCAGAAGATACTGGCGGACGCCGCGAAGGACGCCATGGCGTGGCAGATAGCTACTACTCGCGAAGAGGACAAGACCTACCTCAAGAGGATGCAGGACAAAGGTGTGCAGGTGATTTACCCGACCCCGGAGGCCCTGGCGGAATTCCAGAAGGCCGCCGAACCGGTGTATGCGGAAATCGAGAAAGCGATCGGCAAAGAGCTCATAGAGGCTTTCAAGGCTAAGCAGTAG
- a CDS encoding SDR family oxidoreductase — protein MPINMLDLTGKTAVVTGAARGIGRSVCLALGEARANVCPADLSEREVALVAEEVGGRCGVGAVPLEMDVSSVGSVTRGLEKAAGLTGSIDMLVNSAGVISTVPFPDLDEAEWNRVLSINLTGVFHCCRLVLPYMRRSGSGAIVNIASLAGKMGGGGFGTAAYATSKGGVITLTRSLAREAARWGIRVNAVAPGMVETDMVKSFGGKARVIEQTPLGRLGHPDEIAAAVLFLASPMSSYITGEVLNVDGGIRMD, from the coding sequence GTGCCGATCAACATGCTGGATTTGACGGGAAAGACCGCCGTCGTCACCGGTGCCGCGCGGGGTATCGGAAGAAGTGTTTGCCTCGCGCTGGGCGAGGCGAGGGCTAATGTGTGCCCGGCTGATTTGTCCGAGCGCGAGGTTGCCCTCGTGGCGGAGGAAGTGGGGGGCCGGTGTGGCGTCGGGGCAGTGCCTCTCGAAATGGACGTGTCATCGGTAGGCAGCGTGACCCGAGGTCTTGAGAAGGCCGCCGGCCTGACCGGTTCAATTGACATGCTCGTAAACAGCGCGGGGGTCATTTCCACCGTCCCCTTCCCCGATCTCGACGAAGCCGAATGGAACAGGGTGTTGTCGATAAATCTCACCGGCGTCTTTCACTGTTGCCGGCTGGTTTTGCCGTACATGAGACGGTCAGGCTCCGGGGCAATCGTGAACATTGCCTCGCTGGCGGGGAAAATGGGCGGCGGCGGTTTCGGAACCGCTGCTTACGCCACTAGTAAGGGTGGTGTCATCACCCTCACGCGGAGTCTGGCCCGAGAAGCGGCCCGGTGGGGGATCAGGGTGAACGCGGTGGCGCCCGGGATGGTCGAAACGGACATGGTCAAGTCGTTCGGCGGTAAAGCAAGGGTCATCGAACAGACTCCGCTCGGGAGGCTCGGCCATCCGGACGAGATTGCGGCGGCCGTGCTGTTCCTCGCCAGCCCGATGTCGAGCTACATTACCGGAGAGGTGCTAAATGTGGATGGTGGCATTCGTATGGACTAG
- a CDS encoding thiamine pyrophosphate-dependent dehydrogenase E1 component subunit alpha, whose product MTASATNVPGNVLGDVSKETALQLYRGMLAVRMFEERMIELSTQGKVGGNLHLDTGQEAIAVGVCHALAPSDLVVGTHRSLAHAIAKGADLRKLAAEMLGKATGYCKGRGGKMHLTCPEVGFVTANGIVGAGLGIAAGVALRQKMTGSGPAVVSFFGDGAVNHAYFHETANLASLWNLPLLMICENNGYAVSVRADRAMAGPGVVARAAAYGIEGESVDGNDVMQVSAAAKRALGAVHAGNGPRLIECRTIRVHGHHEGDQQHYRPREEIEEAVKRDPIDRMRGFLVGQGWLTVQEETALQRELASEIDDAVAFAEQSPSPAVSELHQHVYGEERAGGSRP is encoded by the coding sequence GTGACGGCTTCGGCAACGAATGTACCAGGGAATGTACTGGGGGATGTATCGAAGGAGACTGCCCTCCAGCTGTATCGCGGGATGCTGGCTGTCCGAATGTTCGAGGAGCGGATGATCGAGCTCTCCACGCAGGGGAAAGTCGGCGGAAATCTCCACCTGGATACCGGCCAGGAGGCCATCGCCGTGGGTGTGTGCCACGCCCTGGCTCCGTCGGACCTTGTCGTGGGAACGCACAGGTCGCTCGCCCACGCGATCGCGAAAGGGGCGGACCTGCGAAAGCTCGCCGCCGAGATGCTCGGGAAGGCCACAGGATACTGCAAAGGACGCGGCGGCAAAATGCATTTGACCTGCCCCGAGGTGGGCTTCGTCACCGCGAACGGTATCGTCGGGGCGGGACTCGGGATCGCCGCCGGCGTGGCTCTGCGGCAGAAGATGACCGGCTCCGGGCCTGCCGTAGTGAGCTTCTTCGGTGATGGCGCGGTGAACCACGCGTATTTCCACGAGACCGCCAATCTCGCGTCCCTGTGGAACCTGCCCCTTTTGATGATCTGCGAAAACAACGGTTACGCCGTCTCGGTGAGGGCGGACCGCGCGATGGCGGGGCCCGGGGTCGTAGCCCGGGCGGCCGCCTACGGGATCGAAGGGGAGTCCGTGGACGGAAACGACGTGATGCAAGTGAGCGCCGCGGCGAAGCGTGCGCTGGGCGCGGTCCATGCCGGGAATGGGCCTCGCCTGATCGAATGCCGAACAATCAGGGTGCACGGCCACCACGAGGGCGACCAGCAACACTACAGGCCGCGCGAGGAAATCGAAGAGGCGGTGAAGCGCGACCCCATCGACAGGATGCGGGGCTTCCTTGTGGGCCAGGGGTGGTTGACGGTTCAGGAGGAAACCGCGCTGCAGCGCGAGCTGGCTTCGGAAATCGATGATGCGGTGGCATTCGCGGAGCAAAGCCCGTCACCGGCCGTCAGCGAGCTCCATCAGCATGTCTACGGTGAGGAACGCGCGGGAGGTAGCAGGCCATGA